In one window of Oncorhynchus kisutch isolate 150728-3 linkage group LG16, Okis_V2, whole genome shotgun sequence DNA:
- the LOC109906356 gene encoding uncharacterized protein LOC109906356, which yields MATAGNRRSKDIGHDMGLKSSSALKSPTPSTETSTQSDIHDTDSSDDSMDSPPSMSSSDARINLRSLHQNISSYNRLLDETKNDLKTLADEFTMTAEKIESEKNKRGSPYKSKEAVGAYVAGGVCATVGLLLVPLTGIASIAGAGAGITLTILTAVILYFRIIINDVTNQETLADYEKKFLVKSGPIVDRLHRIDAEIKEFVTVSSMSRAGDEPHQLKRASELSARILSDAVDLKRELSVFSGIVSDIFGDVRKIGSGRDIGSEFMTSIKKSSELCQETISKFEKMREELEKMSDLN from the exons ATGGCAACTGCTGGAAACAGACGTAGCAAGGACATTGGCCATGATA TGGGACTAAAGTCTTCCTCTGCTCTGAAAAGCCCAACTCCAAGCACGGAAACGAGTACTCAGTCAGACATTCATGATACGGATTCAAGTGATGACAGTATGGATTCACCACCTTCTA TGTCTTCATCTGATGCTCGAATCAACCTCAGGTCACTCCATCAGAACATCAGCTCATACAACAGACTCCTTGATGAGACTAAAAATGATCTGAAAACATTGGCAGAtgaatttacaatgacagctgaAAAGATCGAATCGGAGAAAAATAAAAGAGGGTCTCCTTACAAGAGCAAGGAGGCTGTTGGAGCATATGTGGCTGGGGGAGTGTGCGCCACAGTGGGTTTACTTTTAGTCCCCTTGACAGGGATTGCCTCTATTGCCGGTGCAGGGGCGGGCATCACGTTGACTATTTTGACTGCTGTTATTCTTTACTTTAGAATAATTATTAATGACGTCACAAACCAAGAGACCTTGGCGGATTATGAGAAAAAGTTTTTGGTCAAGAGTGGACCAATTGTGGATCGTCTGCATCGTATCGATGCAGAAATCAAAGAATTTGTTACAGTGTCTTCCATGTCCCGAGCTGGAGATGAGCCACATCAGCTTAAGAGAGCATCTGAACTGAGTGCTAGAATTCTTAGTGACGCAGTAGACTTGAAAAGGGAGTTATCTGTCTTCTCAGGTATTGTTAGTGATATCTTTGGGGATGTCAGAAAGATCGGCAGTGGCCGTGATATTGGTTCAGAGTTTATGACAAGTATCAAGAAATCATCTGAATTGTGTCAGGAGACTATAAGCAAATTTGAAAAGATGAGAGAAGAACTTGAAAAAATGTCTGATTTAAATTAG